The genomic stretch CCTGGCGTTTCAACTCCTCGTCGAACTTGTATTTGAGCTTCCCGTTTTCGTCCTTCTCGTCGCGGATGTCGATGTCCACGAGGGCGGCTTCGGGGGTCAGCTGCTTGAACTGGTCGTATTTGTCCTTGAAACGCTGTCCGTTGATGATCAGGTCGGGCTGGACCCCGACTGCGGCCTCCATGTTGGGTTCCCGGTGATCCCCGAGATTCACGATGGAACTGTCGGTCTTGTACGGGGATCCCTTCGCGATGATCTCCTGCGGGGCGGCAGAAAGCTTCACCCCCCACTCCTGGAGGGGTTGGAACAGGCGGTTGTCGGTGACGATGACACTCTTGGCGGGCACCGGAACGGTCACGGAGCCACGGTTGTCCTGGATGGTCACGGTGGTCGCCCCGGCGGACTGCGAGGCGTTGGCAGGGTCGCTCGGCTGCGAGTTCGCGCCGCCACAAGCGGTGAGGCCGATGCTCACGCTCACGAGGGCGACCAAGGCGGGTAGCAGACGGGTCTTCGAGATACTCACGCTTCTCCTATGCGGTTGCCGGATGCGGGTAAGGTAAGTCAACCCTATCTTTTGCGAAAAGGTAAGGGGTGGTGTGTCGGCCGCCCGATCAGGGAATCCGCATTCCGTTCTCCGTGGCACCCCGGTAACCGTCGAGAAGCAGGTTGATTCTCCGGGCTGACAACTCGCTGACCCTGTCCGGGAGCTCCTCGCGTGGGACCCAATGGATTGCCCTGAGCTCACGATCACAGGGCGCGAGGGAACGGGCGATTGTATTGGGCAGGATGCCGCCGTCGTAGATGAACTCGATGGCGTCGCTCCAGCCGAGGTGGGGCGTCATCCAGTCGGTGATGGCGGGCTCACCGGGATCGATGTCGAGGCCGATTTCCTCGAGCAGTTCGCGGCGGCCTCCCGCGCGGGGCGACTCATTCGGATCCACCACCCCGCCGGGAAGTTCCCAATCCTCCTTGTAGGTCGTTTCTGTCAGCAATACCCGACCGGCCTCGTCTCGGAAAACGACGTGGGCGATGACGCGTTTCGTCGGCAGCACCGAGTTCATCACCCCTGAGAAACCGTGCGGACCGTAGACCGGATCCACGGCCAGCCGGGCGTAGACCAGCACGTCCACCAAGTGCCCCGACGGGGTGAGCAAAGCTGAACGCAATCTGCCCTCCCGCCGAAAACCGCAACGGTGCAGTGCAACCATGGCGACCCGGTCCGTGGCTGGGATGTCGCACTGCAACCGACGAAGGTTGTGGGCCAAGATGGCATCGTCGGCGGCGAGGGAAACCGCTCGCTCGAGGGTCGAGGCGTCCACCACCTGCTCCTCCCAACGGAGCTGGCCGATACCGTCAACGATGTCCACCTGGACCTTGAAGTCGCTCACCTGGTTTTGCTGCGCAGCCAGATCGACCCTAGCGGGGGAATGGTCACCTCGGCGCTGGCCGGGAAGTGCCCCCACGGTTCATCGTGTGCTGTCACTACGCCCAGGTTGCCGAACTGGCCAGAGCCATCGTAGGTCTCTGAATCAGTGTTCAGAATCTCCTCCCACTCACCGTCTCCGGGCAATCCGACGAGGTAATCGCGCAGCGGTTCCGGGGAGAAATTGGTGAAGCAGGCCACGTGGTTTCCCTGGGAGTCGTTGCGTACCCAGCTCAGTGTGTTGTGTCCCTTGTCGTCGGCGTTGATCCAGGTGAAACCCTCCGGGGCGTTGTCTAGCTCGAACAGCGGGGGATTGTCACGGTAAATCATGTTGAGGTCGCGGAACAGCCGTTGTAGCCCTCCATGACCCCAGAGTTCCGTGACCCACCACTCCAGGCTGGTGGCTTCGTTGAACTCTGGGCGCTGGGCGAATTCGGAACCCATGAAGATCAGCTGTTTGCCGGGGAAACTCCACATGAACGAGTAGAAGGCACGAAGTGTGGCGAATTTGCGCCAGTCGTCCTGAGGGACCTTGTTGATCATCGACCCCTTGCCGTGTACGACTTCGTCGTGGCTGATCGGCAGGATGAAGTTCTCCGAGTACTGGTAGACCATCGCAAACGTCAACAAATTGTGTTCGTACTGGCGGTAGACCGGGTCCAGTGCCAGATAACGCAGGGTGTCATTCATCCAGCCCATGTTCCACTTGAAACCGAAACCGAGCCCATCCTTGTCGACGGGTTTGGTGACTCCAGGGAAACTCGTAGATTCCTCGGCGATCATCATTGTTCCGGGATGGCGCTCGTACATGTGTCGGTTGACGTAGCGCAGGAAGTCGATGGCCTCCAGGTTCTCGCGGCCCCCGTACTTGTTCGGTACCCACTGGCCTTCGGCGCGTGAATAGTCGAGGTACAGCATGGAGGCCACCGCATCGACACGCAGTCCGTCAATGTGGAACTCGGACAGCCAGTACAAGGCGTTGGAGACCAGGAAACTCTTCACCTCGTTACGGCCATAGTTGAAGATGTAGGTTCCCCAGTCCATGTGTTCGCCCTGGCGAGGGTCGGCATGCTCGTACAGCGCAGTGCCATCGAAACGACCCAGCGCCCAGTCATCCTTGGGGAAGTGTCCCGGCACCCAGTCGAGGATCACTCCGATCCCGGCCTGGTGGAGCTTGTCGATTAGGAACCGCAGGTCGTCGGGTTTACCGAAACGACTCGTGGGTGAGTAGTAGCCAGTCACCTGGTAGCCCCAGCTCGGCTCGAACGGGTGCTCCGCCACAGGCATGAACTCGACATGGGTGTAGCCCTGCCACTTGACGTAGGAGACGAGTT from Arachnia propionica encodes the following:
- a CDS encoding siderophore ABC transporter substrate-binding protein; this translates as MSISKTRLLPALVALVSVSIGLTACGGANSQPSDPANASQSAGATTVTIQDNRGSVTVPVPAKSVIVTDNRLFQPLQEWGVKLSAAPQEIIAKGSPYKTDSSIVNLGDHREPNMEAAVGVQPDLIINGQRFKDKYDQFKQLTPEAALVDIDIRDEKDENGKLKYKFDEELKRQVTVAGEIFGKKDEAAKLVSDFDASIARVKAAYKPGSKVMAVIVSKGKVNYAAPGSGRTLGPIFEILGLTPALESQGSSDHQGDEISVEAIAQSNPDWILAMDRDGAITAEGETVTPASEVIAGSAPLQNVTAVTKKQIVYMPADTYLNEGIQTYTTFFNDMADAMEKSA
- a CDS encoding NUDIX hydrolase, with product MAAQQNQVSDFKVQVDIVDGIGQLRWEEQVVDASTLERAVSLAADDAILAHNLRRLQCDIPATDRVAMVALHRCGFRREGRLRSALLTPSGHLVDVLVYARLAVDPVYGPHGFSGVMNSVLPTKRVIAHVVFRDEAGRVLLTETTYKEDWELPGGVVDPNESPRAGGRRELLEEIGLDIDPGEPAITDWMTPHLGWSDAIEFIYDGGILPNTIARSLAPCDRELRAIHWVPREELPDRVSELSARRINLLLDGYRGATENGMRIP
- the glgB gene encoding 1,4-alpha-glucan branching protein GlgB — translated: MAHDPFGGLTGWDLEGFHNGGDTEIWKRLGAFQCTIEDDERGPVEGVRFAVWAPNARAVQVIGDFNWWTGDPMQLIPGSGVWGTFIEGLTEGTLYKFRVQGPDGVWREKVDPLARFSEQAPANASIVYESKYVWSDDEWIAKREKSQPHKEPMSIYEVHLGGWRRGKSYLDLAEELVSYVKWQGYTHVEFMPVAEHPFEPSWGYQVTGYYSPTSRFGKPDDLRFLIDKLHQAGIGVILDWVPGHFPKDDWALGRFDGTALYEHADPRQGEHMDWGTYIFNYGRNEVKSFLVSNALYWLSEFHIDGLRVDAVASMLYLDYSRAEGQWVPNKYGGRENLEAIDFLRYVNRHMYERHPGTMMIAEESTSFPGVTKPVDKDGLGFGFKWNMGWMNDTLRYLALDPVYRQYEHNLLTFAMVYQYSENFILPISHDEVVHGKGSMINKVPQDDWRKFATLRAFYSFMWSFPGKQLIFMGSEFAQRPEFNEATSLEWWVTELWGHGGLQRLFRDLNMIYRDNPPLFELDNAPEGFTWINADDKGHNTLSWVRNDSQGNHVACFTNFSPEPLRDYLVGLPGDGEWEEILNTDSETYDGSGQFGNLGVVTAHDEPWGHFPASAEVTIPPLGSIWLRSKTR